Proteins encoded by one window of Streptacidiphilus sp. PB12-B1b:
- a CDS encoding helix-turn-helix domain-containing protein has protein sequence MTSDQWPTAFTGRIAQRLRDSRKAAGLTMAEVAQGCADRGLPEFTEHSMKNLESGRKTSITIADFFVLADVLGVPPVTLLFPLGTSATVEVLPGKEVSTWDAVAWFTGETPLDEAAPEGTARDTLDAFRHHGDLVAAATSSYTLAKERRRAASTTLDRARRATLLQRAEGYEEHAFEDAKELRTFRSRMGERGLTPPALPDELAFVDQPEIPNHPEDGE, from the coding sequence ATGACATCTGATCAATGGCCGACAGCGTTCACCGGTCGGATCGCCCAGCGACTGCGGGACTCGCGCAAGGCCGCCGGCCTCACCATGGCCGAGGTCGCCCAGGGGTGCGCCGACCGCGGCTTGCCGGAGTTCACCGAGCACTCGATGAAGAACCTGGAATCCGGCCGCAAGACAAGCATCACCATCGCCGACTTCTTCGTCCTGGCGGACGTCCTGGGCGTCCCGCCAGTGACCCTCCTCTTCCCGCTCGGCACCTCAGCCACAGTCGAGGTTCTCCCGGGCAAGGAGGTGTCCACCTGGGACGCCGTCGCGTGGTTCACCGGTGAGACTCCCCTGGATGAGGCCGCCCCCGAAGGCACCGCGCGGGACACCCTCGACGCCTTCCGCCACCACGGTGACCTAGTGGCTGCCGCGACGTCCTCCTACACCCTGGCCAAAGAACGGCGGCGAGCGGCGAGCACCACCTTGGACCGGGCTCGTAGAGCCACCCTCCTCCAGCGCGCCGAGGGCTACGAGGAGCACGCATTCGAGGACGCCAAGGAACTGCGGACGTTCCGGAGCCGGATGGGCGAGCGCGGCCTTACGCCCCCGGCCCTGCCCGACGAGCTGGCCTTCGTCGACCAACCTGAAATACCTAACCACCCGGAAGATGGCGAATGA
- a CDS encoding MazG-like family protein, producing the protein MEIGSAQKLAWENKNLKGFNTTDVALEFGLLSAEVGEAFTAWRKGLPDLGEELADVFLYLTALAEMNGVDLASEVARKIEKNTRRTYERNQYGAQIRTSEA; encoded by the coding sequence TTGGAGATCGGATCCGCCCAGAAGCTCGCCTGGGAAAACAAGAACCTCAAAGGGTTCAACACCACAGACGTGGCCTTGGAGTTCGGCCTTCTCAGCGCCGAGGTAGGCGAAGCCTTCACCGCCTGGCGCAAGGGCTTGCCCGACCTTGGGGAGGAACTGGCCGACGTCTTCCTCTACCTGACGGCGCTGGCCGAGATGAACGGCGTGGACCTCGCTTCCGAGGTAGCCCGGAAGATCGAGAAGAACACGCGACGTACGTACGAGCGCAACCAATACGGAGCACAGATTCGAACCAGCGAGGCGTAA
- a CDS encoding nucleoside 2-deoxyribosyltransferase has product MSVYIAHRLFAAHDRALAADLAQRVAAKVGPDRVFLPFCDTDEEDLVAEVKGRRLFELDRERLGRLDAMVALLHGPSLDDGVCMEIGYAAASGIPVIVVTTDFQTYSLTEAGPRFEFPDPILQAVATSIVRVTRLGAPALPSVPAHSRFTGFQSRNTAQTGTALDAAVDALLDLPDRAPQLVGAPAVIGAPVYVEASPYTAWGRDHLAKACVDAGHTVVVPARFTATDPIAGALADLTAVCTAARFLADVSGPEAPPGTAVLIGAAVASGVRIAAFQPRPTFTHAHGREPNWRNLMIQYAAETHLDNGDAVLSWLAA; this is encoded by the coding sequence GTGTCCGTCTACATAGCCCACCGGCTCTTTGCCGCCCACGACCGCGCTCTCGCCGCTGACCTCGCCCAGCGAGTCGCCGCGAAGGTCGGCCCCGACCGCGTCTTCCTGCCGTTCTGCGACACCGACGAGGAGGACCTGGTCGCCGAGGTGAAAGGGCGCCGCCTGTTCGAGCTGGATCGCGAACGCCTCGGACGTCTCGACGCTATGGTCGCCCTCCTGCACGGCCCGAGCCTCGACGACGGGGTCTGCATGGAAATCGGCTATGCCGCCGCCTCCGGCATCCCGGTCATCGTGGTCACCACCGACTTCCAGACCTACTCTCTGACCGAGGCCGGCCCCCGGTTCGAATTTCCCGACCCCATCCTTCAGGCCGTGGCCACCAGCATCGTGCGCGTCACCCGTCTCGGCGCACCTGCCCTCCCATCCGTCCCGGCCCACTCCCGGTTCACAGGGTTCCAGTCGCGCAACACGGCCCAGACCGGCACAGCCCTCGACGCTGCCGTCGACGCCCTCCTCGACCTGCCCGATCGTGCTCCCCAGCTCGTGGGGGCGCCTGCGGTTATCGGTGCACCGGTCTACGTCGAGGCGTCGCCGTATACGGCATGGGGCCGGGACCACCTGGCGAAAGCCTGTGTGGATGCCGGGCACACCGTGGTGGTGCCGGCGCGGTTCACCGCAACGGACCCGATCGCCGGGGCTCTGGCTGACCTGACCGCGGTGTGCACTGCTGCCCGGTTTCTGGCCGACGTCTCCGGCCCGGAAGCACCTCCGGGAACCGCCGTGCTCATCGGCGCGGCCGTGGCAAGCGGCGTACGGATTGCGGCCTTCCAGCCGCGCCCGACGTTCACACACGCGCATGGCCGCGAGCCCAACTGGCGAAACCTCATGATCCAGTACGCGGCCGAGACCCACCTCGACAACGGCGACGCCGTCCTGTCCTGGCTTGCCGCATGA